A single genomic interval of Rhinatrema bivittatum chromosome 12, aRhiBiv1.1, whole genome shotgun sequence harbors:
- the TNNI1 gene encoding troponin I, slow skeletal muscle has translation MPEPERKSKITASRKLLLKSLLLAKAKEAWEQELVDKEGEKERYLAERVSTPRTSGLAMSALQELCRELLDKVHVVDEERYDIEAKVIHNTREIQNLKMKVLDLRGKFKRPPLRRVRVSADAMLRALLGSKHKVSMDLRANLKSVKKEDTEKERPMEVSDWRKNVEAMSGMEGRKKMFDAAKAPSGQ, from the exons ATGCCAGAACC AGAG AGGAAGTCCAAGATCACGGCCTCGCGCAAGCTGCTCTTGAAG AGTTTGCTTCTCGCTAAGGCCAAAGAAGCTTGGGAACAGGAGCTGGTGGAcaaggagggggagaaggagagatacCTGGCGGAGCGCGTTTCCACTCCCAGGACAAGCGGCCTGGCCATGAGCGCCCTTCAG GAGCTGTGCCGAGAACTTCTCGATAAGGTGCACGTTGTGGATGAGGAAAGATATGACATAGAGGCAAAGGTCATCCACAACACAAGAGAG ATTCAAAACCTGAAGATGAAAGTACTGGACCTGAGGGGGAAGTTCAAACGACCCCCCCTGCGCCGGGTGAGGGTCTCCGCCGATGCCATGCTAAGAGCCCTGCTCGGATCCAAACACAAGGTGTCCATGGACCTACGGGCCAACCTGAAGTCTGTCAAGAAGGAAGACACCGAGAAG GAACGTCCCATGGAGGTGAGCGACTGGCGTAAGAACGTGGAGGCCATGTCAGGAATGGAGGGGAGGAAGAAGATGTTTGATGCTGCCAAGGCACCGAGCGGCCAGtga